In the Pseudomonas sp. ADAK2 genome, one interval contains:
- the proC gene encoding pyrroline-5-carboxylate reductase, which produces MSKTRIAFIGAGNMAASLIGGLRAKGLDAAHIRASDPGTETRARVSAEHGIEVFADNADAIQDADVIVLAVKPQAMKAVCEAIRPSLKPNQLVVSIAAGITCASMNNWLGAQPIVRCMPNTPALLRQGVSGLFATAEVNAEQRQQAQELLSAVGLALWLDEEQQLDAVTAVSGSGPAYFFLLIEAMTAAGVKLGLPADIAAQLTVQTALGAAHMAVASDVDAAELRRRVTSPAGTTEAAIKSFQAGGFETLVETALGAAAHRSAEMAEQLGR; this is translated from the coding sequence ATGAGCAAGACTCGTATTGCCTTTATCGGTGCCGGCAACATGGCCGCCAGCCTGATCGGTGGCCTGCGCGCCAAGGGTCTGGACGCGGCCCACATCCGCGCCAGCGACCCGGGCACCGAAACCCGCGCTCGCGTGAGCGCTGAACACGGCATCGAAGTGTTCGCCGACAACGCCGACGCCATTCAAGACGCCGACGTCATCGTGCTGGCGGTCAAACCCCAGGCGATGAAAGCCGTGTGCGAAGCGATTCGTCCAAGCCTCAAGCCGAACCAACTGGTGGTGTCCATCGCCGCCGGCATCACTTGCGCCAGCATGAACAACTGGCTCGGCGCTCAGCCGATCGTGCGTTGCATGCCCAACACCCCGGCGCTGTTGCGTCAGGGCGTGAGCGGTTTGTTCGCCACGGCGGAAGTGAATGCCGAACAACGCCAACAGGCGCAAGAGCTGTTGTCTGCGGTCGGCCTCGCGCTGTGGCTGGACGAAGAGCAGCAATTGGACGCAGTCACCGCCGTATCGGGTTCGGGCCCGGCGTACTTCTTCCTGCTGATCGAAGCCATGACCGCCGCTGGCGTGAAACTCGGCCTGCCAGCAGACATCGCCGCCCAACTGACCGTGCAAACCGCTCTCGGCGCCGCGCACATGGCGGTCGCCAGTGATGTCGACGCAGCGGAACTGCGTCGCCGTGTGACCTCGCCGGCGGGCACCACGGAAGCCGCGATCAAATCGTTCCAGGCCGGGGGCTTCGAAACCCTGGTCGAAACCGCACTCGGCGCCGCCGCGCACCGTTCGGCCGAGATG
- a CDS encoding YggS family pyridoxal phosphate-dependent enzyme, with amino-acid sequence MSTIADNILQVSSRIQAATQAAHRDEHSVQLLAVSKTKPAEALREAHAAGLRDFGENYLQEALGKQLELADLPLIWHFIGPIQSNKTRAIAEHFAWVHSVDRLKIAQRLSEQRPAELPPLNICIQVNVSGEDSKSGCTPADLPALAKAISELPRLKLRGLMAIPEPTEDRAAQDAAFAAVQSLQASLNLPLDTLSMGMSHDLESAIAMGATWVRIGTALFGARGSQQMHGQP; translated from the coding sequence ATGTCCACGATAGCAGACAACATCCTTCAGGTTAGTTCGCGTATCCAGGCAGCGACCCAGGCTGCTCACCGCGATGAGCACAGCGTGCAGTTGCTGGCCGTGAGCAAGACCAAGCCTGCCGAAGCCCTGCGTGAAGCCCACGCCGCGGGGCTGCGCGACTTTGGTGAGAACTATTTGCAGGAAGCCTTGGGCAAACAGCTCGAATTGGCCGACCTGCCCTTGATCTGGCACTTCATCGGCCCCATTCAATCGAACAAGACTCGCGCTATCGCCGAGCACTTCGCTTGGGTGCATTCCGTGGATCGATTGAAAATCGCACAACGCCTGTCCGAACAACGTCCTGCCGAACTACCGCCGCTGAATATCTGCATCCAGGTCAACGTCAGCGGTGAAGACAGCAAGTCCGGCTGCACCCCGGCCGACCTGCCGGCCCTGGCCAAGGCCATCAGCGAATTGCCGCGCCTGAAGTTGCGCGGGTTGATGGCGATACCCGAGCCGACTGAAGATCGTGCCGCCCAGGACGCCGCTTTTGCTGCCGTGCAAAGCCTGCAAGCCAGCCTGAACCTGCCGCTCGACACACTTTCCATGGGCATGAGCCACGACCTTGAGTCGGCTATCGCCATGGGCGCCACGTGGGTCCGCATCGGTACAGCCCTGTTTGGCGCTCGCGGCTCTCAACAAATGCATGGCCAGCCCTGA
- a CDS encoding type IV pilus twitching motility protein PilT — translation MDITELLAFSAKQGASDLHLSAGLPPMIRVDGDVRRINLPALDHKQVHELIYAIMNDTQRVDFEKHLETDFSFDVPGLARFRVNAFNQNRGAGAVFRTIPSKVLSMDDLGMGEVFRKITDAPRGLVLVTGPTGSGKSTTLAAMIDYLNNHRHHHILTIEDPIEFVHESRKCLINQREVHRDTRSFATALRSALREDPDVILVGEMRDLETIRLALTAAETGHLVFGTLHTTSAAKTIDRVVDVFPGDEKSMVRSMLSESLLAVVSQALVKKIGGGRIAAHEIMLGTSAIRNLIREDKVAQMYSSIQTGGNLGMQTLDMCLKDLVTKGLISREHAREKARSPDNF, via the coding sequence ATGGATATCACTGAGCTGCTGGCATTCAGCGCCAAACAGGGCGCTTCCGACTTGCACCTGTCTGCCGGCCTGCCACCGATGATTCGCGTCGATGGCGATGTTCGGCGCATCAACTTGCCGGCGCTGGACCACAAACAGGTGCACGAGCTGATCTACGCCATCATGAACGACACCCAGCGGGTGGACTTCGAAAAGCATCTGGAAACCGATTTTTCCTTTGATGTGCCGGGACTGGCGCGTTTTCGGGTCAACGCGTTCAACCAGAACCGTGGCGCCGGCGCGGTGTTCCGTACTATTCCGTCGAAGGTCCTGAGCATGGACGACCTCGGCATGGGCGAAGTGTTTCGCAAGATTACCGACGCGCCCCGTGGCCTGGTGCTGGTCACCGGACCGACCGGTTCCGGCAAGTCCACCACCCTGGCGGCGATGATCGACTACCTGAATAACCACCGCCATCACCACATCCTGACCATCGAAGACCCGATCGAGTTTGTCCACGAATCGCGCAAATGCCTGATTAATCAGCGCGAAGTCCACCGCGATACCCGCAGTTTCGCCACCGCCTTGCGCTCGGCGCTGCGCGAAGACCCGGACGTGATTCTGGTGGGCGAGATGCGTGACCTGGAGACCATTCGCCTGGCGCTGACGGCCGCAGAGACCGGCCACTTGGTGTTTGGCACGCTGCACACTACGTCAGCGGCAAAGACCATCGATCGGGTAGTTGACGTGTTTCCGGGGGACGAGAAGTCGATGGTGCGCTCGATGTTGTCCGAATCGTTGCTGGCGGTGGTGTCGCAGGCGCTGGTGAAGAAGATCGGTGGCGGGCGGATTGCGGCGCACGAAATCATGCTCGGCACCTCGGCGATCCGTAACCTGATCCGCGAAGACAAGGTGGCGCAGATGTATTCGTCGATTCAGACCGGGGGCAACCTGGGGATGCAGACGCTGGATATGTGCTTGAAGGACTTGGTGACCAAGGGCTTGATCAGCCGCGAGCACGCGCGGGAGAAGGCGCGGTCGCCGGATAACTTCTAG
- a CDS encoding C40 family peptidase — MRPFFKTWLTICLLMPLAAHATNREQRLPNVNGYTPKSHVSAPSSKNKQTAKRSTTLATANSKLVPPMATKQSSNVLSRAVNVLGTPYRWGGSSPSKGFDCSGLVKYAFNDATFDLPRTSNAMASGHGEKVDRKDLKPGDLIFFNIKSRRVNHVAIYLGNDRFIHAPRRGKAVSIDTLKKPYWESHYVVAKRVLPKEPNQMRVVQR, encoded by the coding sequence ATGCGTCCATTTTTCAAGACATGGCTAACCATTTGCCTTTTGATGCCACTGGCCGCCCACGCCACCAATCGTGAGCAACGTCTTCCAAACGTTAATGGTTACACCCCGAAATCCCATGTTTCTGCTCCTTCGAGCAAAAACAAGCAAACCGCAAAACGCTCCACCACGCTGGCCACCGCCAACAGCAAGCTGGTGCCACCGATGGCGACCAAGCAAAGCAGCAACGTGTTGAGCCGTGCCGTGAATGTCCTCGGTACTCCTTATCGTTGGGGCGGCAGCAGCCCAAGTAAAGGGTTCGATTGCAGTGGCCTGGTGAAATACGCGTTCAACGACGCTACGTTCGACCTGCCGCGCACGTCCAACGCGATGGCCAGTGGTCATGGCGAGAAAGTCGATCGCAAGGATCTGAAGCCGGGCGACCTGATTTTCTTCAACATCAAGAGCCGTCGAGTCAACCACGTTGCCATTTACCTGGGAAACGACCGCTTTATCCACGCACCACGTCGTGGCAAAGCGGTGTCGATCGACACGCTGAAGAAGCCGTATTGGGAAAGCCACTACGTGGTGGCCAAGCGGGTTCTGCCGAAAGAGCCGAATCAGATGCGCGTCGTACAGCGCTGA
- a CDS encoding NINE protein: MNSYRPPSPYQDTHSKLIGYLLWIFGFTGAHRFYYGKPVTGTIWFFTLGLFGIGWLIDLFLIPAMDREADLRFTAGPIEYNVAWILLAFLGVFGVHRMYQGKWLSGLLYLVTGGVFFLGVLYDFWTLNDQVSVRNAQSQR, from the coding sequence ATGAACAGCTATCGACCGCCTTCTCCGTACCAGGACACCCACAGCAAACTGATTGGTTACTTGCTGTGGATTTTCGGTTTTACCGGGGCTCATCGCTTCTATTACGGCAAGCCGGTCACCGGGACGATCTGGTTCTTCACTCTCGGTTTGTTCGGCATCGGCTGGCTGATCGATCTGTTCCTGATCCCGGCCATGGACCGCGAGGCGGACCTGCGCTTTACCGCCGGCCCTATCGAATACAACGTCGCCTGGATCCTGCTGGCGTTTCTCGGGGTGTTCGGTGTGCATCGGATGTATCAGGGGAAATGGCTCAGCGGTTTGCTGTACCTGGTGACGGGCGGGGTGTTCTTTCTGGGGGTGCTGTATGACTTCTGGACGCTGAATGATCAGGTGTCGGTGCGTAACGCGCAAAGCCAAAGATAA
- a CDS encoding dihydroorotase, protein MKLSILGARVIDPASGLDQVTDIHVEACKIVALGAAPAGFVPVETIDAKGLVAAPGLVDLNVALREPGYSRKGSIASETRAAAAGGVTSLCCPPKTKPVLDTSAVAELILDRAREAGNTKVFPIGALSKGLDGEQLAELVALRDAGCVAFGNGLESFRNTRTLCRALEYAATFDLTVIFNSQDHDLAEGGLAHEGPTASFLGLPGIPETAETVALARDLLLVEQSGVRAHFSQLTSARGVALIAQAQARGLPVTADVALYQLILTDEALIDFSSLYHVQPPLRTRADRDGLRAAVKSGVVSAISSHHQPHERDAKLAPFGATEPGISSVELLLPLAMTLVEDGLLDLPTLLSRLSAGPAEALRLPAGKLAVGGAADIVLFDPAASTVAGEIWLSKGENCPFIGHSLPGVVRYTLVDGRISHQA, encoded by the coding sequence GTGAAGCTCAGCATTCTCGGCGCCCGCGTCATCGATCCAGCCTCGGGGCTGGATCAAGTTACCGATATCCACGTTGAAGCCTGCAAGATCGTCGCCCTTGGCGCGGCGCCGGCCGGTTTTGTCCCGGTCGAGACCATCGACGCCAAAGGCCTGGTGGCCGCGCCTGGGCTGGTGGACCTGAACGTCGCCCTGCGCGAGCCGGGCTACAGCCGCAAAGGTTCGATCGCCAGCGAAACCCGCGCTGCCGCTGCCGGCGGTGTCACCAGCCTGTGCTGCCCGCCGAAGACCAAACCGGTGCTGGACACCTCGGCCGTGGCCGAATTGATCCTCGACCGCGCCCGCGAGGCCGGCAACACCAAGGTCTTCCCGATTGGCGCCCTGAGCAAAGGCCTGGACGGCGAACAGCTGGCCGAGCTGGTCGCGTTGCGCGATGCCGGCTGCGTCGCCTTCGGCAACGGTCTGGAGAGCTTCCGCAATACGCGCACGCTGTGCCGAGCGCTGGAATACGCGGCGACCTTCGACCTGACGGTGATTTTCAACTCGCAGGATCATGACCTGGCCGAAGGTGGCCTGGCCCATGAAGGCCCGACCGCCAGTTTCCTTGGCTTGCCGGGGATTCCGGAAACCGCCGAAACCGTGGCCCTGGCCCGGGATCTGTTGCTGGTCGAGCAAAGCGGCGTGCGTGCGCACTTCAGCCAGCTCACCAGCGCTCGCGGCGTGGCCCTGATTGCTCAGGCCCAGGCGCGCGGCTTGCCGGTGACCGCCGATGTCGCTCTGTACCAGTTGATCCTGACCGACGAAGCGCTGATCGATTTCAGCAGCCTCTATCACGTCCAGCCGCCGCTGCGCACCCGCGCCGACCGTGATGGCCTGCGGGCGGCGGTGAAGTCCGGCGTGGTTTCGGCCATCTCCAGCCATCACCAGCCCCACGAGCGGGATGCCAAACTGGCACCGTTCGGCGCGACTGAGCCGGGGATCAGCAGTGTTGAACTGTTGCTGCCATTGGCGATGACGTTAGTGGAGGATGGTTTGCTCGATCTGCCGACCCTGCTCTCACGCCTGAGTGCCGGGCCTGCCGAAGCGTTGCGCCTGCCGGCGGGCAAGTTGGCGGTGGGGGGGGCGGCGGATATCGTGCTGTTCGACCCGGCGGCCTCGACTGTGGCCGGCGAAATCTGGCTGTCCAAGGGCGAGAACTGCCCGTTCATTGGCCACAGCTTGCCGGGCGTGGTGCGCTACACCCTGGTGGATGGGCGGATCAGCCACCAGGCGTAA
- a CDS encoding aspartate carbamoyltransferase catalytic subunit, whose translation MTPLDTKRPLQLNDQGQLRHFLSLDGLRRELLTEILDTADSFLEVGARAVKKVPLLRGKTVCNVFFENSTRTRTTFELAAQRLSADVITLNVSTSSASKGETLLDTLRNLEAMAADMFVVRHGDSGAAHFIAEHVCPQVAIINGGDGRHAHPTQGMLDMLTIRRHKGGFEKLSVAIVGDILHSRVARSNMLALKTLGCPDIRVIAPKTLLPIGIEQYGVKVYTDMTEGLKDVDVVIMLRLQRERMTGGLLPSEGEFYRLFGLTTARLAGAKPDCIVMHPGPINRGVEIESAVADGPHSVILNQVTYGIAIRMAVLSMAMSGQTAQRQFEQENAQ comes from the coding sequence ATGACGCCTCTAGACACCAAGCGCCCGCTGCAGCTCAATGATCAGGGCCAGCTGCGCCACTTCCTCTCGCTCGACGGATTGCGCCGCGAGTTGTTGACGGAAATCCTCGACACCGCCGACTCGTTCCTCGAAGTCGGCGCCCGGGCCGTGAAGAAGGTCCCGTTGCTGCGCGGCAAGACCGTGTGCAACGTGTTCTTCGAGAACTCCACCCGCACCCGCACCACCTTCGAACTGGCGGCCCAACGGCTGTCGGCAGACGTGATCACGCTGAACGTCTCGACTTCGTCGGCGAGCAAGGGCGAAACCCTGCTCGACACCCTGCGCAACCTGGAAGCCATGGCCGCTGACATGTTCGTCGTACGCCACGGTGACTCCGGCGCCGCGCACTTCATTGCCGAGCACGTGTGCCCGCAAGTGGCGATCATCAACGGCGGCGACGGCCGTCACGCGCACCCGACCCAAGGCATGCTCGACATGCTGACGATTCGTCGGCACAAGGGCGGTTTCGAAAAGCTTTCAGTGGCCATCGTCGGCGACATCCTGCACTCGCGGGTCGCGCGCTCGAACATGCTCGCGCTGAAAACCCTCGGCTGCCCGGACATCCGCGTGATCGCGCCGAAAACCCTGCTGCCGATCGGCATCGAGCAATACGGCGTGAAGGTCTACACCGACATGACCGAAGGCCTGAAAGATGTGGACGTGGTGATCATGCTGCGCCTGCAACGCGAGCGCATGACCGGTGGCCTGCTGCCGAGCGAAGGCGAATTCTACCGCCTGTTCGGCCTGACCACCGCGCGCCTGGCCGGGGCCAAGCCGGATTGCATCGTCATGCACCCGGGGCCGATCAACCGTGGGGTGGAGATTGAGTCGGCGGTCGCCGACGGCCCGCACTCGGTGATCCTCAACCAGGTTACTTACGGTATTGCGATTCGTATGGCCGTGCTGTCCATGGCCATGAGCGGGCAGACTGCCCAGCGCCAATTCGAGCAGGAGAACGCCCAGTGA
- the pyrR gene encoding bifunctional pyr operon transcriptional regulator/uracil phosphoribosyltransferase PyrR, producing MSLPNPAELISQMAIRLKAHLEHRGISEPRYIGIRTGGVWVAQALLDELGSDSPLGTLDVSFYRDDFSQNGLHPQVRPSALPFEIEGQDLVLIDDVLMSGRTIRAAMNELFDYGRPASVTLVCLLDLDAGELPIRPNVVGATLTLAAHERVKLSGPELKLELQDLAL from the coding sequence ATGAGCCTGCCCAATCCCGCCGAACTGATCAGCCAGATGGCGATCCGTCTCAAGGCACACCTGGAACACCGTGGCATCAGCGAACCGCGCTACATCGGGATTCGTACCGGTGGCGTCTGGGTCGCCCAGGCATTGCTCGATGAACTGGGCAGCGATTCGCCCCTCGGCACCCTGGACGTCTCCTTCTACCGCGACGACTTCAGCCAGAACGGCCTGCACCCGCAAGTGCGCCCTTCGGCTTTGCCGTTCGAGATCGAAGGCCAGGACCTGGTGCTGATCGACGACGTATTGATGAGCGGCCGGACCATCCGCGCCGCCATGAACGAACTGTTCGACTACGGCCGCCCGGCCAGCGTGACGCTGGTGTGCCTGCTGGACCTGGACGCCGGCGAGCTGCCGATCCGCCCGAATGTGGTCGGCGCAACCCTGACGCTGGCCGCCCACGAACGGGTGAAACTGTCCGGCCCGGAACTCAAGCTCGAACTGCAAGACCTCGCCCTTTAA
- the ruvX gene encoding Holliday junction resolvase RuvX — translation MALRLILGFDYGTKQIGVAVGQVITGQARELCTLKAQNGIPDWNQVEALIKEWKPDAVVVGLPLNMDGTPSDMCLRAEKFARRLNGRYNLPFYTHDERLTTFEAKGERRDRGGQKGSYRDNPVDAIAAALLLQGWLDENTALFES, via the coding sequence ATGGCCCTGCGACTGATTCTGGGTTTTGACTACGGCACTAAACAGATCGGCGTGGCGGTCGGCCAGGTGATTACCGGCCAGGCCCGCGAGCTGTGCACCTTGAAGGCGCAAAACGGGATTCCCGACTGGAATCAGGTCGAAGCCCTGATCAAGGAATGGAAACCCGACGCCGTGGTGGTCGGCCTGCCGCTGAACATGGACGGCACGCCCAGCGACATGTGTCTGCGGGCCGAGAAGTTCGCCCGCCGCCTCAACGGCCGCTACAACCTGCCCTTCTATACCCACGACGAACGCCTGACCACGTTTGAAGCCAAGGGCGAGCGGCGTGATCGTGGCGGGCAGAAAGGCAGTTACCGCGACAACCCGGTCGATGCCATCGCCGCCGCCCTGCTGCTGCAAGGCTGGCTCGACGAAAACACCGCACTGTTTGAATCCTGA
- a CDS encoding YqgE/AlgH family protein: MKNVSPSYLKHHFLIAMPHMADPNFAHTLTYIVEHTANGAMGLVVNRPQELNLADILEQLRPDIEPPLLCQHVPIFIGGPVQTDRGFVLHPSGKSFQATVDLEGELSLSTSQDVLFAIADGVGPAKSVITLGYAGWEAGQLEAELADNAWLTCPYNADILFNTSSESRLEAAARHLGINLSLLTSQAGHA, from the coding sequence ATGAAGAACGTCAGCCCCAGCTACCTCAAGCATCACTTCCTGATCGCCATGCCACACATGGCCGACCCGAACTTTGCGCATACCTTGACCTACATCGTCGAGCACACGGCCAATGGTGCCATGGGGCTGGTGGTCAACCGTCCGCAAGAACTGAACCTGGCCGATATCCTCGAGCAATTGCGCCCTGACATCGAGCCGCCATTGCTCTGTCAGCATGTGCCGATTTTTATCGGCGGCCCGGTGCAGACCGATCGCGGCTTTGTCCTGCACCCGTCGGGGAAATCCTTCCAGGCGACCGTTGATCTGGAAGGCGAGCTGTCCTTGTCCACGTCCCAGGACGTGCTGTTCGCCATCGCTGACGGCGTCGGGCCGGCGAAAAGCGTGATCACCCTCGGCTACGCCGGTTGGGAAGCCGGGCAACTGGAGGCTGAATTGGCCGACAACGCCTGGCTGACCTGCCCGTACAACGCCGACATCCTCTTCAACACCAGCAGCGAATCACGCCTCGAAGCGGCGGCCCGGCATCTGGGGATCAACCTCAGCCTGCTGACCAGCCAGGCGGGCCACGCCTGA
- a CDS encoding energy transducer TonB: MTLPSDLPVELAHRGVRPADRLGFTLFLAALIHLALLLGVGFTMVEPKQISKTLEITLATFKSETKPKKADFLAQENQEGSGTLDKKAIPKTTEVAPFQDNKVQKVTPPPAAKPEVPEAAPKASVTTVAPKPKKAPAKNEEPKTPPKPAVAAPTFDSSQLSSDIASLEAELANEQQLYAKRPRIHRLSAASTMRDKGAWYKDEWRKKVERIGNLNYPDEARRKQIYGNLRLMVSINRDGSLYEVLVLESSGQPLLDQAAQRIVRLAAPFSPFTGDLSDIDRLEIIRTWKFARGDKLSSN; this comes from the coding sequence ATGACGCTCCCGTCCGATCTGCCCGTTGAACTCGCCCATCGTGGCGTGCGCCCGGCCGATCGCCTCGGTTTTACCCTGTTTCTCGCGGCGTTGATTCACCTGGCCTTGCTGTTGGGCGTCGGCTTTACCATGGTCGAACCCAAGCAGATCAGCAAAACCCTGGAAATCACCCTCGCTACCTTCAAAAGCGAAACCAAGCCCAAGAAAGCCGATTTTCTTGCGCAAGAGAATCAGGAAGGCAGCGGCACCCTGGATAAAAAGGCGATTCCCAAGACCACCGAGGTCGCGCCGTTCCAGGACAACAAGGTGCAGAAAGTCACCCCTCCGCCGGCAGCCAAGCCTGAAGTGCCGGAAGCCGCGCCCAAGGCGTCCGTGACCACCGTCGCGCCGAAGCCGAAAAAAGCCCCGGCCAAGAACGAAGAACCCAAGACCCCGCCCAAACCCGCCGTGGCCGCGCCGACGTTTGACAGCTCGCAGCTGTCCAGCGACATCGCCAGCCTCGAAGCGGAACTGGCCAACGAACAACAGCTGTACGCCAAACGCCCGCGCATCCACCGTTTGAGCGCGGCTTCGACCATGCGCGACAAGGGCGCCTGGTATAAGGACGAGTGGCGCAAGAAGGTCGAGCGCATCGGCAACCTCAACTACCCCGATGAAGCGCGGCGCAAGCAGATCTACGGCAACTTGCGCCTGATGGTCTCGATCAACCGCGACGGCTCGCTGTATGAAGTGCTGGTGCTGGAGTCCTCCGGGCAACCGCTGCTGGATCAGGCCGCGCAGCGGATTGTGCGACTGGCGGCACCGTTTTCGCCGTTTACCGGGGATTTGTCGGATATTGATCGACTGGAAATCATCCGCACCTGGAAATTTGCTCGCGGCGACAAATTGTCGAGTAATTAA
- the gshB gene encoding glutathione synthase, giving the protein MSVRVGIVMDPIASISYKKDSSLAMLLAAQKRGWELFYMEQRDLYQGEGEARARMRPLKVFANPEKWFELEAETDALLSDLDVILMRKDPPFDMEFVYSTYLLEQAERAGVLVVNKPQSLRDCNEKLFATLFPQCTPPTVVSRRADVLREFAAKHGDVILKPLDGMGGTSIFRHRAGDPNLSVILETLTALGTQQIMGQAYLPAIKDGDKRILMIDGEPVDYCLARIPAAGETRGNLAAGGRGEARPLSDKDRWIAAQVGPTLREKGLLFVGLDVIGESLTEINVTSPTCIREIDNAFGTDIGGLLMDAIDQKLKAR; this is encoded by the coding sequence ATGAGCGTTCGCGTCGGGATTGTCATGGACCCAATCGCCAGCATCTCCTATAAAAAGGATAGCTCGCTGGCCATGCTGCTGGCCGCACAAAAGCGCGGCTGGGAACTGTTCTATATGGAACAGCGGGATTTGTACCAGGGCGAAGGTGAAGCACGGGCGCGGATGCGGCCGCTGAAAGTCTTCGCCAACCCTGAGAAGTGGTTCGAACTGGAAGCCGAGACCGACGCGCTGCTGAGCGATCTGGATGTGATCCTGATGCGCAAGGATCCGCCCTTCGACATGGAGTTCGTTTACTCCACGTACCTGCTGGAGCAAGCCGAGCGCGCGGGCGTGCTGGTGGTCAACAAGCCGCAGAGCCTGCGTGACTGCAATGAAAAGCTGTTCGCCACGCTGTTCCCGCAGTGCACGCCGCCGACCGTAGTCAGCCGCCGCGCCGACGTGTTGCGTGAATTCGCCGCCAAGCACGGTGATGTGATCCTCAAGCCGCTGGACGGCATGGGCGGCACCTCGATCTTCCGTCACCGCGCGGGTGATCCAAACCTGTCGGTGATCCTCGAAACCCTGACCGCGCTAGGCACTCAGCAGATCATGGGCCAGGCCTACTTGCCGGCGATCAAGGATGGCGACAAGCGCATCCTGATGATCGACGGCGAACCGGTGGATTACTGCCTGGCGCGGATTCCGGCCGCGGGTGAAACCCGTGGCAACCTCGCCGCCGGTGGTCGTGGCGAAGCCCGTCCGCTGAGCGACAAGGACCGCTGGATCGCCGCCCAGGTCGGCCCGACCCTGCGCGAAAAAGGCCTGCTGTTCGTGGGCCTGGACGTGATCGGCGAGAGCCTGACCGAAATCAACGTCACCAGCCCGACCTGCATTCGCGAGATTGATAACGCGTTTGGCACCGATATCGGCGGCCTCTTGATGGATGCCATCGATCAGAAGCTCAAGGCCCGTTGA
- the pilG gene encoding twitching motility response regulator PilG, with amino-acid sequence MEQHSSALKVMVIDDSKTIRRTAETLLKNVGCEVITAVDGFDALAKIADNHPGIIFVDIMMPRLDGYQTCALIKNNSAFKSTPVIMLSSKDGLFDKAKGRIVGSDQFLTKPFSKEELLNAIQAHVPGFAAVLPQ; translated from the coding sequence ATGGAACAGCATTCCAGCGCCTTGAAGGTCATGGTGATCGACGATTCGAAGACGATTCGCCGCACCGCCGAAACGCTGCTGAAAAACGTGGGCTGTGAAGTCATCACCGCCGTCGATGGTTTCGATGCGCTGGCCAAGATTGCCGACAATCACCCGGGCATTATCTTTGTCGACATCATGATGCCGCGTCTGGATGGTTATCAGACCTGCGCTTTAATCAAGAACAACAGTGCGTTCAAGTCCACGCCAGTGATTATGCTGTCGTCCAAGGACGGGCTGTTCGACAAGGCCAAGGGGCGCATCGTCGGCTCCGACCAGTTTTTGACCAAGCCTTTCAGCAAGGAAGAACTGCTGAACGCGATCCAGGCCCATGTTCCGGGCTTCGCCGCCGTTTTGCCGCAGTAG
- the pilH gene encoding twitching motility response regulator PilH, which produces MARILIVDDSPTEMYKLTGMLEKHGHEVLKAENGADGVALARQEKPDAVLMDIVMPGLNGFQATRQLTKDPDTGHIPVIIITTKDQETDKVWGTRQGAKDYLTKPVDEETLIKTLNNVLAG; this is translated from the coding sequence ATGGCACGTATTCTGATCGTCGATGATTCGCCGACTGAAATGTACAAACTGACCGGCATGCTGGAAAAGCACGGTCATGAAGTGTTGAAAGCCGAAAACGGCGCCGACGGCGTAGCCCTGGCCCGCCAGGAAAAACCCGACGCGGTGCTGATGGACATCGTCATGCCCGGCCTCAACGGTTTCCAGGCCACCCGCCAGTTGACCAAAGACCCGGACACCGGGCACATCCCGGTGATCATCATCACCACCAAGGATCAGGAAACCGACAAGGTCTGGGGCACCCGCCAGGGCGCCAAGGACTACCTGACCAAACCGGTCGACGAAGAAACCCTGATCAAGACCCTGAACAACGTGCTGGCCGGTTGA